From the Purpureocillium takamizusanense chromosome 6, complete sequence genome, one window contains:
- a CDS encoding uncharacterized protein (COG:S~EggNog:ENOG503P0BI~TransMembrane:3 (i355-379o391-412i424-446o)) has product MKYGQQLQQESVPEWSLHNLDYNSLKHEIKVHTTRDQASAMAIPGHQDPALRKFEDELFDELGMQHDRVDMFVMSKADEISRRLEHLNASIQRCIAKHSAAAHDQSFSLKRQRRFAKYERELMRCGDDIHALSRFANAQIVAFRKILKKYRKWTGSTTLTSRFNDTVLGNPKSFTRRDFTSLHTRYDEILSELRSAAPTLSDPGSPSSDEQPLPEPTRPRTTRVNFDALPPSRTSSQVKYWNEYDDGSDAGGAEDGYAIYINPEEDTGFPGMAYVQAIISMPYEKAKQWFGHRHGGERQSLLSAESTSQSYSSTAVDSEEEGYASSDGFPYQGYATHYALPSISEQKAVRYRERALLWGTVGCFIASFVLLGIAGILISTGKRKLRVEVDAGVTVGVMVSLFCACTGLGMTLYRQDRLTLVHRLAVWSGFVVSCLLNGMLLVLVLGNTP; this is encoded by the exons ATGAAATACGGCCAGCAATTGCAACAGGAATCGGTTCCAGAATGGAGCTTGC ACAACCTCGACTACAACTCTCTCAAGCATGAGATCAAGGTCCACACGACGCGCGACCaggcctcggccatggctaTCCCCGGCCACCAGGACCCCGCGCTGCGCAAgttcgaggacgagctcttcgacgagctcggcatgCAGCACGATCGCGTCGACATGTTTGTCATgagcaaggccgacgagattTCGAGGCGGCTGG AACACCTCAATGCTAGCATCCAGCGTTGCATCGCAAAGcactccgccgccgcccacgaccaGTCCTTCTCGCTCAAGCGCCAGCGACGGTTTGCCAAGTACGAGAGAGAGCTGATGCggtgcggcgacgacatccacGCACTGTCGCGGTTCGCCAACGCCCAGATTGTTGCCTTTCGGAAAATTCTCAAAAAATACAGG AAATGGACAGGTTCCACCACCCTGACTTCGCGCTTTAATGACACCGTCTTGGGGAATCCTAAAAGCTTCACTAGACGCGACTTCACATCCCTTCACACGCGCTATGACGAGATCCTCTCGGAGCTGCGatccgcggcgccgaccctTAGCGACCctggctcgccgtcgtcggatGAGCAGCCGCTGCCCGAGCCCACGAGACCCAGAACGACTCGAGTCAACTTCGACGCCCTGCCTCCCTCTCGGACGAGCTCTCAGGTCAAGTACTGGAACGAGTACGACGACGGGAGTGACGCTGGGGGCGCCGAAGACGGCTATGCCATATACATCAATCCCGAAGAGGATACGGGCTTCCCGGGCATGGCTTACGTGCAGGCTATCATATCAATGCCCTACGAAAAAGCGAAGCAGTGGTTCGGGCACAGGCATGGCGGGGAGAGGCAGTCACTTCTCTCGGCCGAGAGCACCAGCCAGAGCTACTCTTCGACGGCAGTCGACTCGGAAGAGGAGGGCTACGCCAGCTCAGACGGTTTCCCTTACCAGGGGTACGCGACGCATTATGCCCTGCCCAGCATCAGCGAACAAAAGGCCGTCAGGTACAGGGAAAGGGCCCTGCTGTGGGGCACGGTAGGCTGCTTCATCGCGTCCTTTGTCCTGCTAGGCATCGCAGGCATTCTCATCTCGACGGGCAAGCGGAAGCTCCGAGTCGAGGtggacgccggcgtcacgGTGGGCGTCATGGTCAGCCTGTTCTGCGCCTGCACCGGTCTCGGCATGACGCTCTACCGCCAGGACCGGCTCACGCTGGTGCACCGGCTGGCGGTGTGGAGCGGTTTCGTGGTCTCGTGCCTGCTCAATGGCATGCTTCTGGTATTGGTGCTGGGCAACACGCCCTGA
- a CDS encoding uncharacterized protein (EggNog:ENOG503P346): protein MDVISLLNQPSGPSCHKASSRESTPPSTARGSSTVPSTALPTPSPETTPPPSHSEGTHIKGRKPWNAGGYSLPLQIVPKLRSTSTSISEQFESDVSYDLTPGTSMHSRNGSIDSDVVPPRELGFFTRPELVRAATTDLGNRRTDTCERRFEYGEERARDHDRSEPSRHKFSDSNSSLSSYSSWQSRSHSRISSVTTVGGPPSFGSSLADRPILESKGGECEAVAHPPKRLPSHSSFSGNARHRLPGHPESDELERPASPTDAVLLMKTPSRSHQSIESPWDPVSSTGPFPDRSLSLSTEQRFPFIVDQIRQSYHHGLSPFLCAIARYRQLDQELTRTFLFSQPFSRTAHLFSTARLHKRATSAPDFAAAPASLVLTHTSTPAYSGLLPPPHQTTAMSATSSPVPRGEPTPISQTALGRPDEAHRAASARAEPERLGCQGPSRTVPSSPLNSAAGVLTSVPRSISLVDDDIDFSTDTPEEPRCMFVANCDTGSQLRKAISHLFGRNKSCTLKIPKDVWVYYCRKHYQRIRYRNARTYPSNQMELVKVQIVRLQRWSEANKAKGGGPCIKRWTLSLRKREQNRLENGKGAVDEGDEDNMASQGGSAVPEWIIQLLGDGYTTEKMLDIAERLHQEIARGSLSTVPEIEFLPDIVDGENGTSKPVRARRQDSGSKTPKRKALDLPGPFRHDPASGDVLSDEHDEGEEIGDLLVHSGKRARIAKTSGRLPYYGAQDSSDPRHSQPTHGYMVPVYEDGYGRAMFPPRAPHVVPKMNPIEYSHAQTPRDYDQLAQSPFEHHSQHHTMGDVFHRSTAAAYGSESARYAPSHVGMDSQPALPSISSRVSSAAGLQQSGPTGRAHAVGLNSHVSARPSHHRSASAYSVASRNAPTPTRPSSSGTGDQAGFVRREMPEAMYSISSRSPQSFTARDRWAAPSYSPNRPWPHEYGQAFAPRQQVVQQSPGHSQATHMQTTSPRAAAAYGSVNQAAAAGEGRTRPDDV from the exons ATGGACGTGATTTCTTTGCTCAACCAGCCATCTGGACCAAGCTGCCACAAGGCATCTAGCCGAGAGTCAACACCACCATCGACTGCGAGAGGGAGCTCGACGGTACCGTCAACAGCACTCCCAACTCCGTCACCAGAGACAACACCACCTCCCAGTCACAGCGAAGGGACACACATTAAAGGACGCAAGCCATGGAACGCAGGCGGCTATTCATTGCCTCTACAAATTGTCCCCAAACTGCGATCAACCTCAACTTCAATCAGCGAGCAATTTGAGTCGGATGTTTCGTATGACCTGACGCCTGGGACAAGCATGCATTCTAGAAACGGTTCCATAGACTCGGATGTCGTTCCCCCGAGAGAACTGGGTTTCTTTACAAGGCCAGAGCTGGTTCG CGCCGCCACAACCGACCTAGGCAACCGGCGAACGGACACCTGTGAAAGAAG GTTCGAATACGGGGAGGAACGCGCCCGCGATCACGATAGAAGCGAGCCTTCCAGGCACAAGTTCTCCGATAGCAACAGCAGCCTTTCATCTTACAGCTCGTGGCAGTCCAGGTCACATTCCCGGATCTCGTCCGTGACGACAGTGGGCGGGCCCCCAAGCTTTGGATCATCGCTCGCGGATCGGCCCATCCTTGAGTCGAAAGGTGGCGAGTGCGAAGCAGTGGCACACCCGCCAAAGCGGCTTCCTAGCCACAGTTCCTTCTCGGGCAATGCCCGGCATAGACTGCCGGGGCATCCCGAgagcgacgagctggagaggCCAGCGAGCCCGACTGACGCAGTCTTGCTGATGAAAACGCCATCCCGGAGCCACCAGAGCATTGAGAGTCCTTG GGATCCTGTCTCCAGTACTGGCCCGTTTCCCGATCGTTCCCTTTCCCTCTCTACTGAGCAACGATTTCCTTTCATTGTTGATCAGATCCGTCAATCATATCACCACGGCTTGTCGCCGTTTCTCTGTGCCATTGCGCGATATCGTCAACTAGATCAAGAGCTGACCAGGACCTTTCTATTCAGTCAACCCTTCAGCCGTACCGCACATCTATTTTCCACCGCGAGACTTCACAAGAGAGCAACTTCTGCTCCCGACTTCGCCGCGGCACCTGCATCGTTGGTGCTGACGCACACTTCCACGCCAGCATATTcagggctgctgccgccgccacatcAGACCACAGCTATGTCTGCCACCAGCTCGCCCGTGCCACGGGGAGAGCCCACACCGATCTCTCAGACTGCTCTCGGCCGGCCTGACGAGGCACACCGAGCAGCTTCGGCTCGTGCTGAGCCGGAGAGGTTGGGATGTCAAGGTCCATCCCGGACCGTGCCTAGCTCGCCACTCAACAGTGCGGCAGGCGTACTCACCTCTGTCCCTCGCTCAATTTCTCTtgtggacgacgacatcgatTTCTCAACGGACACTCCGGAAGAACCTCGTTGCATGTTTGTCGCCAACTGCGACACCGGCTCACAGCTGCGCAAGGCCATCTCGCACCTGTTCGGCCGCAACAAATCATGCACACTAAAGATCCCCAAGGACGTCTGGGTGTACTACTGCCGCAAGCACTATCAGAGAATCCGTTATCGAAACGCACGGACGTACCCGAGTAACCAGATGGAGCTCGTCAAGGTGCAGATCGTGCGGCTCCAGCGATGGAGCGAAGCAAACAAGGCCAAAGGGGGCGGACCATGCATCAAGCGGTGGACTTTATCTCTGCGAAAACGCGAGCAGAATCGCCTTGAGAACGGTAAGGGTGCGGTCGACGAAGGTGATGAGGACAACATGGCCAGCCAGGGAGGCAGTGCCGTCCCGGAATGGATCATCCaactgctcggcgacggctaCACTACGGAGAAGATGCTCGATATTGCCGAGCGCCTGCACCAAGAGATTGCAAGGGGCAGCCTGAGTACGGTACCGGAGATTGAATTCCTGCCTGACATCGTCGATGGCGAGAACGGCACGTCAAAGCCCGTCAGAGCACGACGTCAGGACAGCGGTTCGAAAACGCCCAAGAGAAAAGCACTCGACTTACCCGGCCCATTCAGACATGATCCGGCCAGTGGCGACGTCCTCTCGGACGAGCATGACGAGGGTGAGGAGATAGGCGATCTGCTTGTCCACTCTGGCAAACGGGCGCGCATTGCTAAGACTAGCGGCCGCTTGCCATACTACGGCGCACAAGACTCGTCGGATCCTCGTCACTCCCAGCCTACCCATGGGTATATGGTTCCGGTCTACGAAGACGGATATGGAAGGGCCATGTTTCCGCCTCGTGCTCCGCATGTGGTCCCTAAGATGAACCCCATAGAGTATAGCCATGCCCAAACCCCTAGAGACTACGACCAGCTCGCACAATCGCCTTTCGAACACCACAGCCAACATCACACGATGGGCGATGTCTTCCaccgcagcaccgccgctgcTTATGGTTCAGAGAGCGCTAGATACGCTCCCAGCCACGTCGGCATGGACTCTCAGCCAGCCCTTCCGTCGATCAGCTCTCGCGTCTcaagcgccgccgggctACAGCAATCGGGTCCGACAGGCCGAGCTCATGCGGTGGGACTCAATAGCCACGTGTCTGCCCGGCCATCTCATCATCGGTCGGCGAGCGCATACAGTGTCGCCAGCCGCAATGCGCCAACGCCCACCCGCCCCTCTAGTTCCGGAACGGGTGACCAAGCAGGCTTCGTCCGCAGGGAGATGCCTGAGGCGATGTATAGTATCAGCTCTCGCAGCCCCCAGAGTTTTACTGCAAGAGACCGTTGGGCAGCCCCGAGCTACAGCCCCAATCGGCCCTGGCCCCATGAATACGGCCAGGCATTTGCTCCTCGACAGCAGGTGGTGCAGCAGTCACCGGGTCACAGCCAAGCGACTCACATGCAGACTACCAgtccgcgcgccgccgccgcatacGGCTCGGTTAACCAAGCGGCCGCAGCCGGCGAAGGCCGCACACGTCCTGATGATGTGTAA
- a CDS encoding uncharacterized protein (EggNog:ENOG503Q0AM~COG:S): protein MITTTAPPLTTPHRTAAAAPVACPAGYHLRPGLSSDVDAVTALYRASFGRDSLLDVLFPTRDAHPGDFHAHIYRHFQARWWTPGWYLTVLVDDALAVPVGFTWWRRPVDQLSFAERWLSPYAWFAPLMRLYVRLKNLLSPTHIPADSTAVFTRVYGAIEPRLLCSPRRRAAWYLSTIATLPSLQGRGLGGVLLRHGLRDVDDRGLACFLVGVSGVEPFYQKYGFEEVERANIGELARWDGGAIMFRE, encoded by the exons ATGataacaacaacagcaccacCGCTGACAACGCCGCACcgcacagccgccgccgctcccgtcGCCTGCCCGGCCGGCTACCACCTCCGCCCGGGCCTCAGCtccgacgtcgatgccgtcacGGCCCTCTACCGTGCCTCCTTCGGCCGCGACTctctcctcgacgtcctcttccccacccgcgacgcccacCCCGGCGACTTCCACGCCCACATCTACCGCCACTTCCAGGCCCGCTGGTGGACGCCCGGCTGGTACCTgaccgtcctcgtcgacgatgccctcgccgtccctGTTGGCTTCACCTGGTGGCGTCGGCCCGTCGACCAGCTCTCATTTGCCGAGCGCTGGCTGTCTCCCT ACGCCTGGTTCGCCCCCCTCATGCGGCTCTACGTGCGCCTCAAGAACCTCCTTTCCCCCACGCACATCCCTGCCGACTCGACCGCTGTCTTCACTCGCGTCTATGGCGCCATCGAGCCGCGGCTCCTCTGttccccgcgccgccgcgccgcctggtATCTCTCCACCATCGCCACCCTCCCATCCCTCCAGggccgcgggctcggcggcgtcctcctgcgccacggcctgcgcgacgttgacgaccgcggcctcgcctgcttcctcgtcggcgtcagcggcgTCGAACCTTTTTACCAGAAGTACGGCTTCGAGGAGGTAGAGAGGGCAAACAtcggcgagctcgcccgcTGGGACGGCGGTGCTATCATGTTCAGGGAGTGA